In the genome of Streptomyces lydicus, the window TGCCGTCCCGGTCGCGGATCGCCTGGACCAGCTGCACCTCGTCGCCGAGCAGGGCATTGGCCAGCGTGGACTTGCCCGCACCGGACTGCCCCAGCAGTACGGACGTGCCACCGGCGAGCACGGCGGAGAGCACATCGATGCCGTCACCGGTCGCCGAGCTGACCGCCAGCACCTGCACGCCGGGAGCCGCGGACTCCGCGTCCGCGACGAGATGCGCCACGGTGTCCGGCCCTCCGGCCAGATCCGCCTTCGTCAGCACCACCAGCGGCTGCGCCCCGCCCTCCCAGGCCAGCGAGACGAACCGCTCGATACGCCCGAGGTCCAGCGCATCGGCCAAGGACACCGCGATCACCGCATGATCGACGTTCGCCGCGAGGATCTGCCCCTCGGAGCGCTTGGACGAAGCAGACCGCAAAAACACCGTACGCCGCGGCAGCAACGCCCGGACGACGCCGTCGAGATGGTCACCGGTCAGCCCGTTCTCCAGGTCGATCACGGCCCAGTCACCGGTACACGGCACCCGCATCGGATCACTGGTCGCCACGAGTGCGGTGTCCGCCAGCACGGTCCGGACGCCGTCGCCCTCGGGCACGACGACATCCACCCGTCCGCGATCCACACGGACGATACGGCCGGGCACGAACCCCCGCCCGGCACAGGGGGTGAAATCCTCCGCGAATCCGTCGTCCCAGCCATAGGCGGTCAACAGGTGCGCGGCGGAGAAATCGAGGTCGAACAACGGGATGACCCTTCAGGAAAGAGCGGTCCCGGCCGTCCGCGCAACGCGCGGCGAAAAGAGCGGAAGTGACGTCGAGTCAGCCGGAGACCACGGGAATGAGATGGATGATCTTCTGAATGCGGGCAGCGCCCTGCGCAGTGACAGTCATCGGTACTCACCTCCCGCTTCCTCAACAGCCGACGACGGCAGCTCCGGGCCGCCGTCAAGAACATCGCTGAGCGTAGAGCAGCACCGGGCAGCAGCACCAACTCTTTTTCGGGCCGTGCCCTTCCAGCGTCATCGCCGCCACCTGCTGGGCAGATGGCCTCGCCCTCTCCTAAGGTCATCGCATGAACGATCGCGTAGGCGGAGGACCCGATCCCTCAGGTCGGACGCTGCGCCGCCTCGTGGGTGACACGGTCTGGGCGGACATGCTCGACCAGTCGTTCGGGCGCCGGCACCCTGTCGGCGACACCTTGCTGCGGCAGGGTGAGCCCGGCACTCATGTGCTCGCGCTGCGCAGCGGGGTCGCCAAGGTGCTCCGGCGAGAGCGCAGCGGAGATCTCACCCTGCTGGCGTTTCGCGGTCCCGGTGAACTGCTGGGCGAGGTAGCGGTGTTGGACGACGACGTGCGTTCGGCGAGCGTCCAGGCGATCTCGCGCTGCTCGGTCTCCGTCCTGAGCAAGGCGGATTTCCTGCGGTTCGCCACTGACCATGACCTGTTCCCCGTGCTCGTGCGGTACGCCCTCGGCAGGCTGCGGGAGTCGGACC includes:
- the rsgA gene encoding ribosome small subunit-dependent GTPase A, translating into MFDLDFSAAHLLTAYGWDDGFAEDFTPCAGRGFVPGRIVRVDRGRVDVVVPEGDGVRTVLADTALVATSDPMRVPCTGDWAVIDLENGLTGDHLDGVVRALLPRRTVFLRSASSKRSEGQILAANVDHAVIAVSLADALDLGRIERFVSLAWEGGAQPLVVLTKADLAGGPDTVAHLVADAESAAPGVQVLAVSSATGDGIDVLSAVLAGGTSVLLGQSGAGKSTLANALLGDEVQLVQAIRDRDGKGRHTTTTRDLRALPGGGVLIDTPGLRGVGMWDAGSGLARTFSDVESLAEGCRFHDCAHEAEPGCAVQEAVEGGELPVRRLESYRKLLRENQRIVAKTDARLRAEIRRDWKQKQTLGRHMMERKRGPQR
- a CDS encoding Crp/Fnr family transcriptional regulator, producing the protein MNDRVGGGPDPSGRTLRRLVGDTVWADMLDQSFGRRHPVGDTLLRQGEPGTHVLALRSGVAKVLRRERSGDLTLLAFRGPGELLGEVAVLDDDVRSASVQAISRCSVSVLSKADFLRFATDHDLFPVLVRYALGRLRESDRARGGGDALARLAASLVNLADISGHSGIPQGRRLELALTRDELAQHLRVSRNTVTACLSELEPLHVHTGRKRIFIDDLPALRRATADLHN